One window of Populus nigra chromosome 5, ddPopNigr1.1, whole genome shotgun sequence genomic DNA carries:
- the LOC133694412 gene encoding uncharacterized protein LOC133694412, which translates to MAGQGSESNAYPGKFYFGCGPNAINHLCNQNVDSDDLSLEEMQSDQMNTASSANVSLRDSQLANGPSAALAANSSALPHSIDLNAAYQGNDIGDSQEIGGSDTEKNAPASDSSNSNTNMISSGIAGYVLDEDEGGEDSASGGRRISCKRRAPEDAGQLSLGESSRSVKQGDSFQQPAVINQENAPGRSAVNNHPNSGYPGQLGDRLVVGVGAPPAPCQPSRAAGSVLGTEAGTSSEMHQNSSMVRQAENSQRNIRLRSSESQSDSVPDNLSAWTTRNPHVQSPGQLPVFYQFNHLPSSNTAAEAGTVSVTSPIQPFMGTPNSSQTLLTFQWNDVTRATTGEPSTSSMNGGNALHQDLNLMNDPKNGTLPPEFQRANLPNMSANLHFANGRDFPGNISPIPQNGSSSHQPSAPTLFPQRNMLEHYPGRMPDLANRTEPRGPVCYRPFHLSASPAAEERELSEGSGNTRPSQMPLGQGLAMTANTETATREMTLWALISVQRRNRLATEVCLEDYFLLKLYCFHS; encoded by the coding sequence ATGGCAGGTCAAGGTAGCGAGTCTAATGCCTACCCAGGAAAGTTTTATTTCGGCTGTGGTCCCAATGCCATAAATCATCTGTGCAATCAGAATGTAGATTCGGATGATCTTTCGTTGGAAGAAATGCAATCTGATCAGATGAACACTGCCTCTTCAGCTAATGTGAGCCTGCGCGATAGTCAGCTCGCCAATGGACCGTCAGCTGCACTGGCGGCTAATTCCAGTGCTCTCCCTCACAGCATAGACTTGAATGCTGCATATCAAGGCAATGACATCGGTGACAGTCAGGAAATAGGAGGATCGGACACTGAAAAAAATGCGCCTGCAAGTGATTCATCTAATTCTAATACAAATATGATCTCTTCTGGAATTGCCGGGTATGTGTTGGACGAAGACGAGGGTGGAGAAGATTCTGCCTCAGGTGGTAGGCGTATATCCTGCAAAAGAAGAGCTCCTGAAGATGCTGGACAACTGTCTCTGGGTGAAAGCTCGAGATCAGTGAAGCAAGGAGATAGTTTTCAACAGCCAGCTGttattaatcaagaaaatgCTCCTGGAAGATCCGCCGTGAATAATCACCCAAATTCTGGTTATCCAGGACAGCTTGGAGATAGACTTGTGGTTGGTGTCGGAGCACCTCCTGCCCCTTGTCAACCTTCAAGAGCTGCAGGAAGTGTACTTGGAACTGAAGCTGGAACAAGTTCTGAAATGCACCAGAATTCAAGTATGGTTAGACAAGCTGAGAACTCCCAGCGAAATATCCGTTTGAGAAGTTCTGAAAGTCAATCAGATTCTGTGCCTGATAACCTGTCTGCTTGGACCACAAGGAATCCTCATGTGCAATCACCTGGCCAACTACCTGTGTTTTATCAATTCAATCACCTTCCAAGTTCAAACACAGCTGCAGAAGCGGGAACGGTTAGTGTAACTTCTCCAATACAGCCTTTTATGGGCACTCCCAATTCTTCGCAGACACTACTGACCTTCCAGTGGAATGATGTCACCAGGGCAACAACCGGTGAGCCATCTACTTCCTCTATGAATGGAGGCAATGCCTTGCATCAGGATCTGAACTTGATGAATGATCCGAAGAATGGAACGCTTCCTCCTGAATTTCAAAGGGCAAATTTGCCGAATATGTCAGCAAACCTTCACTTTGCAAATGGGAGAGATTTTCCAGGAAATATATCTCCCATTCCCCAAAATGGCTCAAGTTCACACCAACCATCTGCTCCCACTTTGTTTCCCCAACGCAACATGTTAGAACACTATCCTGGCAGAATGCCTGACCTTGCCAATCGCACTGAGCCTCGGGGACCAGTTTGTTACAGGCCATTTCATTTGAGTGCTTCACCTGCTGCAGAAGAGAGGGAATTATCAGAGGGTAGTGGTAATACAAGGCCTTCTCAGATGCCACTTGGGCAAGGCTTGGCAATGACTGCCAACACAGAAACTGCCACTCGTGAAATGACACTCTGGGCTTTGATTTCTGTTCAGAGGAGAAACAGACTGGCAACTGAGGTGTGCTTAGAAGATTATTTCCTTCTTAAACTATACTGCTTTCATTCATGA
- the LOC133693655 gene encoding probable E3 ubiquitin-protein ligase HIP1, whose translation MVCQDVMLIDRSAFFGDSDDDEPDEHEDMRLDVDNMSYEQLLALEERMGNVSTGLSEDAIVANLKRWKYQTVAGGSSSEDEPCCICQEEYADEDDLGKLKCGHDFHFNCIKKWLVQKNNCPICKKPAVDV comes from the exons ATGGTATGCCAGGATGTTATGTTAATTGACCGTTCAGCTTTCTTCGGTGACTCTGATGACGACGAGCCTGATGAGCATGAAGATATGCGTCTTGATGTGGACAATATGTCCTATGAG CAACTGCTGGCTCTGGAGGAGCGAATGGGGAATGTTTCCACTGGATTAAGTGAGGATGCTATTGTGGCAAATCTGAAGCGGTGGAAGTATCAAACAGTTGCAGGAGGATCTAGCAGTGAAGATGAACCATGCTGCATCTGTCAG GAGGAATATGCTGATGAAGATGATCTGGGGAAGCTGAAATGTGGGCATGACTTTCACTTCAACTGCATTAAGAAGTGGCTCGTTCAGAAGAATAATTGTCCCATCTGCAAAAAGCCAGCCGTGGATGTTTGA